A single Acropora palmata chromosome 5, jaAcrPala1.3, whole genome shotgun sequence DNA region contains:
- the LOC141881365 gene encoding uncharacterized protein LOC141881365: MTSNRTKCKEIIFRKKGFSQDIAPVSNITQCAELSILGVTFQQNCKYSSHVRAKVIKANKSLFVLGSLRKEGMSQEEVNYLFNAIVLPNFSFALSVYVASDSDLSVIQNFLDRCMKRKYTSKNVNIRDLLERADKTLYKKGSNNPECPFFQFFFLPKEKKTRYNLRNTSVSVPRIHTDRFKNFLRNRIIFKYDVHFVPNLTFGAPLVKCLRYAHDGRKSREGMRSSCEFWVHPSPFIR; this comes from the exons ATGACATCAAATCGAACAAAATGCAAGGAGATTATTTTCCGTAAGAAAGGTTTCAGTCAGGATATCGCGCCAGTTAGTAATATAACGCAGTGCGCAGAGTTATCCATATTAGGTGTTACTTTCcaacaaaactgcaaatacAGTAGTCACGTGCGCGCGAAGGTAATTAAGGCGAACAAGTCATTATTCGTATTAGGATCTTTACGTAAGGAAGGAATGTCCCAGGAGGAAGTAAATTACCTTTTTAACGCAATAGTTttgccaaatttttctttcgctCTGTCGGTTTATGTTGCCTCAGATTCCGACCTTTCTGTAATACAAAATTTTTTAGACCGGTGTATGAAAAGAAAGTATACCTCCAAGAATGTAAATATCAGGGACTTGCTAGAGAGGGCGGACAAGACACTCTACAAAAAAGGATCGAACAACCCCGAATGTCCGttcttccagtttttttttttacctaaggaaaagaaaacgagGTACAa TCTTAGAAATACGTCAGTCTCTGTCCCTAGGATCCACACTGACAGATTTAAGAACTTTCTTAGAAacagaataatttttaaatatgaTGT GCATTTTGTGCCAAATTTGACGTTTGGGGCTCCACTTGTTAAGTGCTTGAG ATATGCACATGATGGTCGCAAATCCAGAGAAGGTATGCGAAGTTCTTGTGAGTTCTGGGTTCACCCTTCACCATTTATTAGATGA
- the LOC141882603 gene encoding uncharacterized protein LOC141882603 produces MALKVLFYEILRDQDLLEEVPPWYSPVMPKPVYKSEQVEAWWDVPVYADHQEVRANRVDARVVNHVSKKVMTIEMSCPWISNREKKSEEKTMKYGPLRWELKEKYKGYEVHQYNIIMDVLGGWLEETEISVQSLVRRKTTHVLERMQKAVLSATINIARTFKVVT; encoded by the coding sequence ATGGCTTTAAAAGTCCTGTTCTACGAGATCTTACGCGACCAAGATCTTCTTGAAGAAGTACCACCGTGGTACTCGCCAGTGATGCCAAAGCCGGTGTACAAGTCAGAACAAGTAGAAGCTTGGTGGGATGTACCTGTGTATGCAGATCATCAGGAGGTGCGAGCCAACCGAGTCGATGCGAGGGTTGTGAATCATGTGAGCAAGAAAGTCATGACCATAGAGATGAGCTGCCCATGGATTAGTAATCGAGAGAAGAAGAGCGAGGAAAAAACTATGAAGTATGGTCCACTAAGGTGGGAGTTGAAGGAGAAATATAAAGGATACGAGGTGCACcagtataacatcatcatgGATGTGCTTGGTGGGTGGTTGGAAGAGACAGAGATTAGCGTGCAATCATTGGTTAGGCGAAAGACTACTCACGTCTTAGAGAGAATGCAGAAGGCCGTTTTATCGGCGACGATCAATATTGCAAGAACTTTCAAAGTAGTAACATGA
- the LOC141882581 gene encoding sterile alpha motif domain-containing protein 9-like encodes MEKLESIETKLDTVLANQYPEVSSTAPSSPKILGGPNWDEWIRFCNAVGEFETQHNQYILVADALPPDELEFFSILRGVSWKMVLDFDPMSEEKGLYREFTSKEGQTSLVSMITPAELRKSSMACLLRQIDTQKIQWLFVNGRGSDSEGSAQSLPDWEATSVKHISRLFSCCSDPDKLDKQKPVVCLILPFTERSHPYLEVTLSRLVENFDEYRLKFVSLEHKHSHLLSRKFDIEHFDLTPKLLNMGLSEILSTAIAKGYRMPSSQASMFVKLSQNQFLYLKEHLQLLYDGCEDLPESFNDAVEEDSFFEEHRKSFISGNQISFVSLYDNHDARREISTEIGNHIIRLLHQGLCRSLVVEIRHSPGTGGSTIARRVMWDLHKSFPCAVLEISSSHHYFDEDNTLSNKITDRISALEEICTTSPVILIDGHQSGMIEGISNKLIRMLCNKGKRALLLRCQHGSKVHEREPMDSSNVHRVFDVNGRLEDSRADLNEFQSKYKEYITQSLNERKLCRVFHFPLLAMMEEFRPKLRKIIEDTLDEMGGIPQEIALVVAFLQKYANHATPALLLYDAFKRFLRVPLKESTATTYEDIKNLFNEHLLNLMVPTEPLRLKGRSSILKQKAPESYTLQHPVVADLVLKKVFKAQKCDLFGVVRKFLQFPIYQHERFLAIFEELFLHCKFEKKQKFSVLFEELKIADPERAADVFKEVAEKTNDAAIFANAARFLAKKRPPSFLEAKEVIHQAFQAKNAKPRLRNLHHTKGVILSVEMKDWIHSGKVDDLQELEELATEVLKAHREARTFPPTYPHPLIGEVDVWSACIGWIMENICDNDPGVTLKFLTNRAPPFFRTCVSDSFHLLDIVDRIVQTVPNLTDPEETQRLSNHARLTLMAIFKKGLSLFGPRRGEENLIEVCKELCNSPAFPRSSQIELKRLQAHFILSGSKAIEDLNQANLAYLLKLLEELVLVENEYRLAYHLMKVCVLVTGPRCYTLEQALSVCEKWQDFSPNDCMPYFYQMIIYFLSIHEGKTTEFTAKYIMTLKLCQEKSQNNFRRFKSTLFVGKEGEGMSRLITHNTLFREADYATSDHEKVSKFWQVGSRKTLLECKGRIREERSTGPGKTRRYIELIPGNIQLYVAKNADIGKVERDFVSGALVYFVVSFNLLGPVANGITFSSQNPQHSS; translated from the coding sequence ATGGAGAAGTTAGAGTCTATCGAAACGAAACTGGACACAGTACTTGCAAACCAATACCCTGAAGTTAGTTCCACTGCTCCCTCCAGTCCAAAGATCCTTGGTGGTCCAAACTGGGATGAATGGATTCGATTTTGCAATGCTGTTGGTGAGTTCGAGACTCAACACAATCAATACATTCTTGTAGCAGACGCCCTTCCTCCCGACGAGTTGGagttcttttcaattttgagaGGTGTGTCATGGAAAATGGTCTTGGACTTCGACCCAATGTCAGAGGAGAAAGGGCTTTATCGTGAATTCACGTCAAAAGAGGGGCAAACCAGCTTGGTCAGTATGATTACACCAGCAGAGTTGAGAAAAAGTAGCATGGCCTGTCTGCTACGTCAGATCGACACGCAGAAGATTCAGTGGCTATTTGTCAACGGCCGAGGCAGCGACTCAGAGGGAAGTGCTCAATCACTGCCTGATTGGGAGGCTACCTCTGTGAAACACATCTCGCGGCTGTTTAGTTGTTGTTCAGATCCTGACAAATTAGACAAACAGAAGCCAGTTGTATGCCTTATCCTCCCATTTACAGAAAGATCCCATCCATATCTGGAAGTGACACTAAGCCGTCTGGTAGAGAACTTTGACGAATACAGGTTAAAGTTTGTCTCCCTTGAACACAAACATAGTCATCTACTTTCAAGAAAGTTTGACATAGAACACTTTGATTTAACCCCCAAGCTTTTAAATATGGGCCTGTCAGAAATTCTTAGTACTGCGATAGCAAAGGGGTATCGTATGCCCTCTTCACAGGCTAGCATGTTTGTGAAGCTGAGTCAAAACCAATTTCTTTACCTGAAAGAACATTTACAACTTTTGTATGATGGGTGTGAAGACCTTCCAGAATCTTTCAATGACGCAGTTGAGGAAGACTCTTTTTTCGAAGAacacagaaaatcttttattTCAGGGAATCAAATCTCATTTGTCAGCCTATACGACAATCACGATGCCAGAAGAGAGATTAGCACGGAAATTGGGAACCACATTATACGTCTCCTTCATCAGGGCTTATGCCGCTCTTTGGTTGTAGAAATCAGGCACTCACCCGGAACTGGTGGTTCTACCATTGCTCGTCGTGTCATGTGGGATCTTCATAAGTCTTTTCCTTGTGCCGTTTTGGAAATATCAAGCTCTCATCACTACTTCGATGAAGACAACAcactttcaaacaaaataactGATAGAATAAGTGCACTGGAAGAAATTTGCACAACATCTCCGGTGATTCTAATCGATGGTCATCAGTCTGGCATGATCGAGGGTATTTCAAATAAGCTTATACGAATGCTATGCAACAAAGGAAAACGAGCCCTTCTGTTACGTTGTCAACACGGATCCAAAGTTCACGAAAGAGAGCCCATGGATTCATCCAATGTCCACCGAGTATTTGATGTGAACGGAAGACTTGAAGACTCAAGAGCTGACCTGAACGAGTTCCAGTCCAAGTATAAGGAATACATAACCCAATCCCTAAACGAACGCAAGTTATGCCGAGTATTTCACTTTCCCCTCCTTGCTATGATGGAAGAGTTTCGTCCTAAACTTCGAAAGATCATCGAAGACACCCTAGACGAGATGGGCGGAATCCCGCAAGAAATTGCTTTGGTGGTAGCATTCTTACAGAAGTACGCCAATCACGCAACGCCAGCCCTCCTTCTCTATGATGCTTTTAAACGATTTCTTCGTGTGCCATTAAAAGAAAGCACAGCGACTACTTATGAAGATATCAAGAATCTTTTCAACGAGCATTTACTAAATCTAATGGTGCCCACAGAACCACTTCGGCTGAAAGGTAGATCTAGTATCTTAAAACAAAAGGCACCCGAATCTTACACCCTCCAACATCCAGTTGTTGCAGATTTGGTTCTTAAAAAGGTGTTCAAAGCGCAAAAATGTGATCTTTTTGGAGTGGTGAGAAAGTTTCTCCAGTTTCCTATCTACCAACATGAACGTTTCCTTGCCATCTTTGAAGAACTGTTTCTCCACtgcaagtttgaaaaaaagcAGAAGTTTTCTGTACTGTTTGAGGAGCTCAAAATCGCCGATCCAGAGCGTGCAGCAGACGTATTTAAGGAAGTGGCAGAGAAGACTAATGACGCAGCCATATTTGCCAACGCAGCACGATTCCTCGCAAAGAAAAGGCCGCCGTCGTTTTTGGAAGCAAAAGAAGTTATTCATCAAGCTTTTCAGGCAAAGAATGCAAAGCCTAGACTGCGTAATCTGCACCACACTAAGGGGGTGATATTGTCTGTTGAAATGAAAGACTGGATTCACTCCGGTAAAGTTGACGACCTACAAGAACTTGAAGAACTCGCCACTGAAGTCTTGAAGGCACATCGTGAAGCAAGGACTTTTCCTCCAACCTACCCTCATCCATTAATTGGTGAAGTCGACGTTTGGTCGGCGTGCATTGGATGGATCATGGAGAATATATGCGACAACGACCCAGGTGTTACCTTGAAGTTTCTAACCAACCGTGCACCTCCCTTCTTTCGCACATGTGTCAGTGACTCTTTTCATCTCCTTGATATCGTGGACAGGATCGTACAAACTGTACCCAATTTGACAGATCCTGAGGAAACGCAAAGGCTAAGTAATCACGCCCGGTTGACACTGATGGCTATCTTTAAAAAAGGGCTTTCACTGTTTGGACCAAGACGGGGTGAGGAAAACTTAATCGAGGTTTGTAAGGAACTTTGCAATTCCCCAGCTTTTCCGAGATCGTCCCAAATAGAACTAAAGAGGCTCCAGGCCCACTTTATTCTCAGTGGTAGTAAAGCAATTGAGGACCTCAACCAAGCAAACCTTGCTTATTTGCTGAAGCTCTTAGAAGAATTGGTGCTAGTGGAGAATGAATACCGGCTTGCTTACCATCTCATGAAGGTCTGTGTCCTAGTTACGGGCCCAAGATGTTACACGCTCGAGCAAGCTCTCTCAGTGTGTGAAAAGTGGCAAGACTTCTCTCCAAATGATTGCATGCCTTACTTTTATCAAATGATCATTTACTTCTTAAGTATACATGAGGGCAAGACTACGGAGTTCACAGCCAAATACATAATGACATTAAAATTGTGTCAAGAAAAATCGCAGAATAATTTTCGAAGATTCAAGTCAACACTGTTTGTTGGTAAAGAAGGAGAGGGGATGTCTCGTCTGATCACACACAACACCTTGTTCCGAGAAGCCGACTACGCCACAAGTGACCATGAAAAAGTTTCCAAATTCTGGCAGGTAGGCTCCAGAAAAACGTTACTAGAATGTAAAGGTCGCATAAGAGAAGAGCGGTCCACTGGTCCCGGAAAGACTCGTCGCTACATAGAACTCATACCAGGGAATATTCAACTTTACGTTGCCAAAAATGCAGACATTGGCAAAGTGGAAAGAGACTTCGTCTCCGGTGCTCTGGTGTATTTCGTCGTGAGTTTCAATTTACTTGGTCCCGTTGCAAACGGAATAACGTTCTCGTCACAAAATCCACAGCATTCTTCATGA
- the LOC141882575 gene encoding uncharacterized protein LOC141882575 translates to MATKEAIASAGGRNSERKKENNGDGLLLSGLAIVTQQPETSSAQGGEEQVQQGGMVKTSKSAAKRKKKKRSKKMKNRDITAGNAKGNRSQSPPADEGAHLVEGRSSTEKPSIGDGFEHSCEEPGGSSTGKKEKEKENKGATSLDCNSGDDYETDERDIASKHVAGMSSAISGDSIVKEPCDGQATRSPEKDGPQTDFIQEDNADSRKVVTMSKTDVEEECDKEKHSVIDRNAENGCKELSESKPEDIADFPASDEQVKRSCQSADREGARLTRDEDSNTLASGRLEETGDTGYIGLSDSEDNTNVEMHQEGRNILCIFKLVYGVGLQALRDLFMQIHPKWTNQPSDAAALDKGRMRLDKNEEVIFNKGDINQWDFSLITSALRFSKICAIEIRKKPGCDTALQELKKTRNKLLGHPCTDRMSNTDFDIFWPQLCNHFVTLGADRAKIVEIQSQSDEELQAGSYYKGLFLAENKRLRVVENKMNKLESKIDTVIEITSQLRDGASKEPLSPKDSSGQKWDDWLSFCDAVGDFDTKKDQYILITDSLTEEDLDCFSTLRSIPWKLVLDFDTFSEEKCMYRKFTSLEGQGNLISMITPAELKRFTMASLPRYIDASKTQWLFVKGRASDMKGKSNEFSDWEVTTVKEIARFFACCCDPDKFDKQKPVVCLILPFCQKSIPYFEVSLSRLFENFADQFRLRVVSFSSSEKLSVLARVKLFSVDLSPKLVHLGLTQLFSPSKQKYRMPTSQADLYYHLNEKEYLYLREHLEVLYDKCEELPTSEHCSDDELQHFLDEHRKLFISGNQISFPSLYDNHDARRQIEDEIRNHVQRLLDKSLTRSMIVEIKHSPGSGGTTIARRVLWELHTSYPCAFIEIHPHLYFDEDNTYVNKLADRIAALEEMCETSPVVLLDAKQSNAIESISNKLVRMLGKKGRRALLLRCQHGSKSSSKETQEPSVHVHKVFYVDVNLEDSVADLNEFKTKYSEFIEKSLGEKISNVCRVFHFPLLAMMQSFRPKLQKIIHDTWGEMEGIQREIAIVVAFVQLYANQETPALLLCDAFQKYIVCKEKKSVTYEDIKQLFTEHLLNLMVPSNRFRRRARGFQFEELPLEKYTMQHRLVAEMLLRKARDDDGYDLFRVVNQFLQFPIFQREEFMPLFEELFVYNRGDQKKRKFSVLFEDLMANCPNRAAEVFCEAAEKTNDSVIFSNAARFYAKMEPPSFPKAMELINRAFEASNAKQRSRSLCHTKGVVLYIELKRAVNTGKVRSLEKLQELASKVLDAYKEARNFPPTYPNPLIGEVQVWLVCTGWIMKNKCDGDSQKALTYLVNQCPEFFRSCVSHSFYLLDLVDRIIQSVPSLPDPEDTQRRCNDARLSLMKTFRTTFRSSGRGRDAEDLVQACKALCSSKNFPRSSTLELKRLQAHFMLNSGDPIDSLKQEHLQYLQTLLGELVFKENECHLAYHLIKVSVLVTGPKCYSLDQGLAVTEKWLEVAHDGLPYFYQMAIYFLKILDGEALEFFPKYSRALKACREKSRSDCRSTHSSLFVSKDGDGMSRLVTRNTVFRGETDYSTDVQSETVHRFWQVDIRKKLRECTGRIRGGPSSDREKTYPFIELIEGKVELYVGKNAGVGKVERGFNQGQLVYFVTSFNLQGPVANGITFERKNPSSSSH, encoded by the exons ATGGCAACGAAGGAAGCAATTGCAAGTGCCGGCGGCAGGAATTCAgaacgaaagaaagaaaataatggcGATGGACTTTTACTGTCGGGGCTTGCCATTGTCACGCAACAACCCGAAACCTCTTCTGCCCAAGGAGGTGAAGAACAAGTGCAACAAGGGGGAATGGTTAAAACAAGCAAATCGGCCgctaagagaaaaaagaaaaagaggtcgaagaaaatgaagaaccGTGATATTACTGCTGGGAATGCAAAAGGAAACAGGAGTCAAAGTCCACCTGCTGACGAAGGTGCCCATCTCGTTGAGGGTCGAAGTTCAACTGAAAAGCCTTCCATTGGGGATGGTTTTGAACACAGCTGCGAAGAACCAGGCGGGAGCTCAACCGGTAAAAAggagaaggaaaaggaaaacaagggTGCGACCTCTTTAGATTGCAATAGTGGTGACGATTACGAAACTGATGAGCGTGACATTGCAAGTAAACATGTGGCTGGTATGAGCTCGGCTATATCAGGTGACAGTATCGTGAAAGAACCTTGCGACGGCCAGGCGACTCGCAGTCCTGAGAAAGATGGCCCCCAAACTGATTTCATCCAGGAAGACAATGCAGATTCAAGAAAAGTTGTAACTATGTCAAAGACAGATGTTGAAGAAGAGtgtgacaaagaaaaacattctGTTATAGACCGGAACGCTGAAAATGGTTGTAAAGAACTATCTGAGAGCAAACCCGAGGATATTGCTGACTTCCCAGCATCAGACGAACAAGTCAAGAGAAGTTGCCAGAGCGCAGATAGAGAAGGGGCCAGACTGACGCGAGATGAAGATTCCAATACCCTTGCTTCTGGGAGGCTAGAGGAAACTGGAGACACTGGCTATATAGGACTATCGGATTCTGAAGATAATACTAATGTTGAGATGCACCAAGAAGG ACGAAACATTTTATGCATTTTCAAACTGGTTTATGGAGTGGGTCTTCAAGCACTTAGAGATCTCTTCATGCAAATCCACCCAAAGTGGACCAATCAGCCATCGGACGCAGCTGCACTGGACAAAGGACGGATGAGACTGGACAAAAACGAAGAAGTCATTTTCAACAAAGGAGAC ATCAATCAATGGGACTTCTCGCTCATTACCAGTGCCCTTCGGTTTTCAAAGATATGTGCCATCGAGATAAGAAAGAAACCTGGCTGTGACACTGCTCTTCAAGAGCTAAAGAAGACTCGTAACAAGCTCTTGGGACATCCGTGTACGGACCGAATGTCTAACACTGACTTCGACATCTTCTGGCCTCAGCTGTGTAACCATTTCGTCACACTTGGTGCTGATCGCGCCAAAATTGTCGAAATACAGTCTCAGTCAG ATGAAGAACTTCAGGCTGGAAGCTACTACAAAGGGCTGTTTTTAgcggaaaacaaaagattacGTGTTGTCGagaacaaaatgaacaaacttGAGAGCAAGATAGACACTGTCATAGAAATCACCAGTCAATTACGTGATGGTGCCAGCAAAGAACCTTTGAGCCCAAAAGATTCTAGCGGTCAAAAATGGGATGACTGGTTGAGCTTTTGTGATGCTGTCGGAGATTTCGACACCAAGAAGGATCAGTATATTCTTATCACTGATTCCCTCACTGAAGAGGATCTGGACTGTTTTTCAACCTTGAGAAGTATCCCCTGGAAGTTGGTGCTTGACTTTGACACCTtttcagaagaaaaatgcaTGTATCGCAAATTCACATCACTGGAAGGGCAAGGCAACCTGATTAGCATGATCACCCCTGCAGAGTTAAAGCGGTTCACTATGGCAAGCCTGCCTCGTTACATCGATGCCAGTAAGACCCAGTGGCTTTTTGTGAAAGGAAGAGCTAGTGATATGAAGGGGAAAAGCAACGAATTCTCTGATTGGGAGGTTACCACAGTTAAAGAAATCGCAAGATTTTTCGCATGCTGTTGCGATCCTGATAAGTTTGACAAGCAAAAACCGGTGGTGTGTTTGATCCTTCCATTCTGCCAGAAGAGTATTCCATATTTTGAAGTAAGTCTAAGTCGACTGTTTGAGAACTTTGCCGATCAGTTCAGACTCAGGGTGGTGTCCTTTAGCAGTTCCGAGAAACTATCTGTTTTGGCGAGAGTGAAGctattttcagttgatttaAGTCCAAAGCTTGTACATCTTGGCCTAACACAGCTATTTTCCCCATCAAAGCAGAAGTACCGCATGCCTACTTCACAAGCCGACCTGTACTACCATCTCAATGAAAAGGAGTACCTTTATCTAAGAGAACATCTCGAAGTCCTCTATGACAAATGTGAGGAGCTACCAACTTCTGAACATTGCTCAGATGACGAACTGCAACATTTCCTAGATGAGCATAGAAAATTATTTATCTCCggcaatcaaatttcttttccgaGTCTTTACGATAATCACGATGCCAGGCGTCAAATTGAGGACGAGATCCGGAACCACGTTCAACGCCTCCTTGACAAATCATTGACTCGGTCTATGATTGTTGAAATAAAGCACTCTCCTGGAAGTGGTGGCACCACTATTGCTCGTCGTGTTCTGTGGGAACTGCACACGAGCTATCCTTGTGCCTTCATTGAAATTCACCCACATCTCTACTTTGATGAAGATAACACTTACGTAAACAAACTGGCTGATCGTATAGCTGCACTTGAGGAGATGTGTGAAACGTCCCCTGTTGTACTTCTCGATGCAAAGCAGTCAAACGCGATAGAAAGCATATCAAACAAACTAGTAAGAATGCtgggaaagaaaggaagacgAGCCCTTCTGTTGCGTTGTCAACACGGGTCCAAGAGCTCGTCAAAGGAAACGCAAGAACCATCAGTACACGTTCACAAGGTCTTCTATGTGGACGTCAATCTTGAAGATTCAGTTGCCGACCTTaatgaattcaaaacaaaatacagcGAATTCATTGAGAAGTCCTTGGGCGAGAAGATTTCAAACGTCTGCCGTGTATTCCACTTCCCACTCCTGGCAATGATGCAGTCTTTTCGTCCCAAACTTCAGAAAATAATTCATGACACGTGGGGCGAAATGGAGGGTATTCAGAGAGAAATAGCGATTGTAGTAGCTTTCGTCCAATTATATGCTAACCAGGAAACTCCAGCCCTCCTTCTGTGTGatgcttttcaaaagtataTCGTTTGCAAGGAAAAGAAGTCGGTGACGTACGAAGACATCAAGCAGTTGTTCACCGAGCATTTATTGAATTTGATGGTTCCTTCAAACCGTTTCAGACGTCGAGCAAGAGGTTTCCAGTTTGAGGAACTTCCTTTAGAGAAGTACACCATGCAGCATCGACTAGTTGCTGAGATGCTTCTGAGAAAAGCCCGAGACGACGACGGCTACGATCTATTCAGAGTAGTGAACCAGTTTCTtcaatttccaatttttcaacGAGAAGAGTTCATGCCTCTTTTTGAAGAGCTCTTTGTTTACAACAGGGGCGACCAGAAGAAGCGAAAGTTTTCAGTTCTTTTCGAGGACCTCATGGCCAATTGCCCCAATCGTGCCGCAGAAGTATTTTGTGAGGCCGCAGAGAAGACCAATGATTCAGTAATATTTTCCAATGCAGCACGATTTTATGCCAAGATGGAACCTCCATCTTTTCCAAAAGCCATGGAGCTGATTAATCGAGCATTTGAGGCCAGCAATGCCAAGCAGAGAAGCAGGAGTCTTTGTCACACGAAAGGGGTTGTCCTTTATATTGAGCTGAAACGAGCGGTCAATACTGGTAAAGTACGTAGCCTTGAAAAGCTCCAGGAATTGGCCTCCAAAGTGCTTGATGCTTATAAAGAGGCTCGCAACTTTCCTCCTACGTATCCCAATCCCCTTATTGGTGAAGTACAGGTTTGGCTGGTTTGCACCGGTTGgatcatgaaaaacaaatgcGATGGTGATTCACAGAAAGCGCTCACGTACCTGGTGAACCAGTGTCCAGAATTCTTTCGCTCTTGTGTCAGTCATTCCTTTTATCTGCTGGATTTGGTGGATAGGATCATACAAAGTGTACCAAGCCTTCCAGACCCTGAAGATACCCAAAGAAGGTGCAACGATGCAAGATTGTCTTTAATGAAGACATTTAGAACGACATTTCGTTCTTCAGGACGTGGACGAGATGCCGAGGACCTTGTACAAGCTTGCAAGGCACTTTGTAGTTCAAAGAACTTTCCCAGGTCTTCAACGCTTGAACTAAAAAGGCTTCAGGCGCATTTTATGCTGAACAGTGGTGATCCTATTGACTCCTTGAAGCAAGAACATCTTCAATACTTGCAGACGCTCTTGGGAGAACTAgtgtttaaagaaaatgaatgccACCTCGCTTATCATTTGATAAAAGTCTCTGTCCTAGTGACCGGACCAAAGTGCTACAGCCTCGATCAAGGTCTTGCAGTGACCGAAAAATGGTTGGAGGTCGCTCATGATGGCTTGCCCTATTTTTACCAAATGGCTATTTACTTTCTCAAAATCTTGGACGGGGAAGCGCTGGAATTCTTTCCAAAATACTCCAGGGCCTTGAAGGCGTGCAGAGAGAAATCGCGGAGTGATTGTCGAAGTACGCATTCTTCGCTTTTTGTGAGCAAAGATGGGGATGGAATGTCGAGACTTGTAACTCGCAACACAGTATTTCGTGGAGAAACAGATTACTCTACTGACGTTCAATCCGAAACGGTACACAGATTCTGGCAGGTGGACATCAGAAAAAAGTTGCGCGAGTGTACAGGAAGAATCCGTGGTGGACCATCCTCAGATCGTGAGAAGACATACCCCTTTATCGAGCTCATTGAAGGAAAAGTGGAGCTTTATGTTGGAAAGAATGCCGGTGTTGGCAAGGTGGAAAGAGGCTTCAACCAAGGGCAGCTGGTTTATTTTGTGACCAGCTTTAACCTCCAAGGCCCAGTGGCTAACGGAATCACCTTTGAACGCAAGAACCCATCATCGTCATCTCATTAG
- the LOC141882592 gene encoding uncharacterized protein LOC141882592 produces the protein MEDGLHDLFVFGDDFEAILDILEEDEGISEHFETAVRDVQSQVIVCSDCKKTYKTRGGFERHRASKHGQQVKVKQLILTEEILREIVNSAMLSMREKKIYSVNLRNEMDISKFQGLEEIEFRELKCIFDGLVKNGDSEKFFSKYYDTIALESTRFFKGFSQHSAALLAIKVAENMLAYYKRQKSVSTNNADCNLNLSDREKAGLQYIGGYVLQKIHNRHRAKASHESQQAQAILKAGKSDKNDSTQKLVESVNRGGLWFISEPSQIIFLKTEQYFRRSTSTPGLTKVDIAGIAQESISDCDVLSNYNLILAEAELEPDKHVEKDVLHNIVSLYVRVRAFSFAKDIIQRYKIKSKQTKAKSLRKEISRSCQDTEDQRNE, from the exons ATGGAGGACGGACTTCACGATTTGTTCGTATTTGGCGACGATTTCGAAGCAATTCTCGATATTTTAGAAGAAGATGAAGGAATTTCAGAACACTTTGAGACAGCAGTGCGTGAC GTTCAGTCCCAAGTGATTGTTTGCAGTGACTGCAAGAAAACTTACAAAACGAGAGGTGGTTTTGAAAGACACCGAGCTTCAAAACATGGCCAGCAAGTGAAGGTGAAACAGTTGATCCTAACCGAGGAAATCCTCCGTGAAATAGTAAACAGTGCTATGCTCAGTatgagagaaaagaaaatttactcagtaaacttgagaaatgaaaTGGACATCTCCAAATTTCAAGGCCTGGAGGAAATTGAGTTCAGAGAATTGAAATGCATTTTTGATGGACTTGTAAAGAATGGAGACTCTGAAAAATTCTTTAGCAAGTACTATGACACAATCGCATTAGAATCTACAAGGTTCTTCAAAGGATTTTCCCAACATTCAGCTGCACTGCTTGCAATCAAAGTTGCTGAAAACATGCTAGCCTACTACAAGAGACAGAAATCTGTCTCAACCAACAATGCAGActgtaatttgaatttatcTGACAGGGAGAAAGCTGGTCTCCAGTACATAGGGGGATATGTGTTGCAAAAGATCCACAACAGGCACAGGGCAAAGGCTTCACATGAAAGCCAACAGGCACaggcaattttgaaagctgGAAAAAGTGATAAGAATGACAGCACCCAAAAACTTGTGGAGAGTGTTAACCGTGGTGGACTGTGGTTCATTTCAGAACCCTCACAGATaatctttttgaaaacggAACAATATTTTAGACGATCAACCTCTACCCCTGGTTTAACAAAAGTAGATATTGCTGGTATTGCACAGGAGTCCATCAGTGATTGTGATGTTTTAagtaattataatttaatCTTGGCTGAGGCTGAATTAGAACCAGATAAACATGTTGAAAAAGATGTGCTTCATAACATAGTAAGTTTGTATGTGAGAGTCCGTGCCTTCTCTTTTGCTAAGGATATCATCCAGCGGtacaaaattaaatcaaagcAGACAAAGGCCAAGTCTCTCCGAAAGGAAATTAGTCGAAGTTGCCAAGACACAGAGGACCAAAGGAATGAATAG